The Aedes albopictus strain Foshan unplaced genomic scaffold, AalbF5 HiC_scaffold_347, whole genome shotgun sequence genome has a segment encoding these proteins:
- the LOC109427596 gene encoding uncharacterized protein LOC109427596 translates to MPPKRYKQISESTNMRKKKLREDQNAIKAGKMAAQHSNTADLRALLQATPEQLGDTYDPTGYAYVNVGEGSCADSLQTEDPLGSQEKTSAKGTFLHTLNLHANGTQSIITNMVEGGAEEVQGSAFLSGLSVDYLDETVGCGEIEPTDEPSETCPNKGGNATAAAESTNLVAQRLSITELRQMLQAALKHEETSLNVPDSPKIISSTANVAVTTLVAVENPKHGDHLGEISGDPNNYTKGSEKSGIDFEACTPQLEAKMNRTEIHIQTQDPHPSTSNILEIERPHSQENHAMDIEMDIEEHLCEELSLQHDDNRESHVDYEEVPPAYEGDWVIKYRNLEHKYMELLQRHKKCKQRYSKLENDKLSSDDYALRVGKELMQLKDKQHMPQTRFTVVDDINITVEELDEFNARADTDSMFVGLLATRLVGSDALAKMSVTGQVSHRFGKLKNPDGTPKYPAAERLDPLILEFIGNKVAERTAIKVGCQNIPTIRKRSDIALVKRYIAQKIANLRKAAQVRNARAGTGPLMVALPPTAADAALHHC, encoded by the exons ATGCCACCGAAGAGATATAAACAGATTAGTGAATCAACAAATATGCGTAAAAAAA agctGCGTGAAGACCAAAATGCCATCAAAGCTGGCAAAATGGCCGCTCAGCATTCGAATACCGCCGATTTGAGAGCATTA CTTCAAGCAACACCGGAGCAGCTTGGAGATACCTACGATCCAACTGGATATGCCTATGTCAACGTTGGGGAAGGCTCTTGTGCTGATTCGCTTCAAACAGAAGATCCTCTCGGCTCACAGGAAAAAACATCCGCTAAAGGTACGTTCCTTCATACATTGAACCTTCATGCCAATGGAACTCAAAGCATCATCACCAATATGGTCGAAGGCGGAGCAGAAGAAGTACAGGGCAGTGCTTTTCTGAGCGGCCTCTCGGTGGACTACCTCGACGAAACGGTCGGGTGCGGAGAAATCGAACCTACCGACGAACCTAGTGAAACATGTCCAAACAAAGGTGGAAATGCTACAGCAGCCGCAGAATCAACGAACTTGGTTGCGCAACGTTTGAGCATTACCGAATTACGACAAATG CTGCAAGCCGCACTCAAGCATGAAGAGACATCTTTAAATGTACCCGATAGTCCCAAGATCATCAGCTCTACAGCAAACGTTGCTGTCACAACTTTGGTTGCAGTTGAAAATCCCAAACATGGTGATCACCTAGGCGAAATCTCAGGAGATCCGAACAATTATACCAAAGGCTCCGAAAAAAGCGGAATTGATTTTGAGGCCTGCACACCTCAGCTTGAAGCCAAGATGAATAGAACTGAGATCCACATTCAAACGCAAGACCCTCATCCATCAACATCCAATATCTTAGAAATTGAGCGGCCTCATTCACAGGAAAACCACGCTATGGACATCGAGATGGACATTGAAGAACACCTCTGTGAGGAACTATCACTTCAACACGATGATAACCGCGAATCTCATGTTGATTACGAGGAAGTCCCCCCAGCTTACGAGGGAGATTGGGTAATTAAGTACAGAAATTTGGAACATAAGTACATGGAGCTTCTGCAAAGACATAAAAAGTGTAAGCAAAGGTACTCGAAGCTAGAAAATGACAAACTGTCGTCTGACGACTACGCTCTCCGTGTCGGAAAGGAGTTAATGCAGTTGAAAGACAAACAACATATGCCCCAG aCGAGATTTACGGTAGTCGACGATATCAACATAACGGTTGAGGAACTGGACGAATTCAACGCCCGTGCAGATACGGACAGTATGTTCGTAGGCTTGCTGGCGACGCGGTTGGTTGGATCGGACGCGCTTGCAAAAATGAGTGTGACGGGTCAGGTCAGTCACAGATTCGGAAAACTGAAAAATCCAGATGGCACCCCAAAATATCCAGCTGCAGAGCGACTGGATCCACTGATTCTTGAATTTATTGGCA ATAAAGTTGCTGAACGCACGGCGATCAAAGTTGGATGCCAAAATATTCCTACTATCAGAAAGAGGTCGGATATAGCGTTGGTTAAGCGATATATTGCCCAGAAAATCGCCAACCTTCGAAAGGCTGCACAAGTTCGAAATGCCAGAGCTGGAACTGGCCCACTGATGGTAGCACTACCTCCCACCGCCGCTGATGCTGCTCTTCACCACTGCTAA